A genomic window from Providencia alcalifaciens includes:
- the rnc gene encoding ribonuclease III codes for MNPSLLEKLQRKLGYTFQQNDLLIQALTHRSASSKHNERLEFLGDSILSFVIANDLYHRFPKVDEGDMSRMRATLVRGNTLAEIAREFELGECLRLGPGELKSGGFRRESILADTVEALIGGIFLDSNIQTIEEIILAWYKVRLDEISPGDKQKDPKTRLQEYLQGRHLPLPNYLVVHVKGEAHDQEFTIHCQVSGIEEPINGIGSSRRKAEQAAAEQALKILEIE; via the coding sequence ATGAACCCCTCTTTGTTAGAAAAATTACAGCGTAAGCTTGGATATACATTCCAGCAAAATGATTTATTAATTCAGGCATTAACTCATAGAAGTGCTAGCAGCAAACATAATGAAAGACTGGAATTTTTAGGTGATTCAATTCTCAGTTTTGTGATTGCTAACGATCTCTATCATCGTTTTCCTAAAGTGGATGAAGGTGATATGAGCCGTATGCGCGCAACGTTAGTGCGTGGAAATACACTGGCTGAAATAGCCCGTGAATTTGAACTCGGTGAATGTTTACGTTTAGGACCGGGTGAATTAAAAAGTGGCGGTTTCCGCCGAGAATCAATCTTAGCTGATACCGTTGAAGCCTTAATTGGTGGGATTTTCCTCGATAGTAATATTCAAACTATCGAGGAGATCATTCTGGCATGGTACAAAGTAAGATTGGATGAAATTAGTCCGGGTGATAAACAAAAAGACCCGAAAACGCGGCTACAAGAATATCTGCAAGGGCGTCATCTTCCACTACCAAACTATTTAGTGGTGCATGTGAAAGGTGAAGCTCATGATCAAGAATTTACGATCCATTGCCAAGTGAGCGGTATTGAAGAGCCGATTAATGGCATAGGTTCAAGCCGTCGTAAAGCGGAGCAAGCCGCAGCAGAACAAGCATTGAAAATCTTGGAGATTGAATGA
- the rseB gene encoding sigma-E factor regulatory protein RseB: protein MNKWLSVFCLTGSLIMSNQASASSTDADVLFKEMGTAAQNLSYEMSFMTFNPQNIVPVRYRHGIINGVPISQMIQMDSSRREIVQNGNRISYFEPGFDAFSLNGEHIIDNLPTVLFADYQKIQPYYNFIDAGRTHIGDRPALVIRIISKDNSRFNYVLLIDEETKLPLRVDLLDNNNQTLEQFRVISTVLDSKNVQDSLKSLSNVNLPPLLVSPKNESPSFKWQVGMLPPGFEEVSRSTRKLSDDDIIETAMFSDGLFTFSVNVTKTSKGPLLDQPLQNGRRTIYTMTQKQNVITIIGELPLSTSQLIASSIQFRE from the coding sequence ATGAATAAATGGTTATCCGTCTTCTGCCTGACGGGCAGCCTGATTATGTCTAATCAAGCGTCGGCATCATCTACGGATGCCGATGTTCTTTTCAAAGAAATGGGAACGGCTGCCCAGAACCTGTCATATGAAATGTCGTTTATGACATTCAATCCGCAAAATATCGTTCCAGTGCGCTATCGCCACGGGATTATTAATGGTGTCCCTATTTCTCAAATGATCCAAATGGATTCATCTCGCCGAGAGATAGTGCAAAATGGCAACCGAATTAGTTATTTTGAACCGGGATTCGATGCGTTTAGCCTGAATGGCGAACATATTATTGATAACTTACCTACGGTACTTTTTGCAGATTATCAAAAAATCCAGCCTTATTATAACTTTATCGATGCTGGTCGTACGCATATTGGTGATAGACCCGCATTAGTCATCCGTATTATTTCAAAAGACAATTCTCGATTTAATTATGTGTTATTAATCGATGAAGAAACTAAATTGCCATTGCGTGTTGATTTACTCGACAACAATAATCAAACGCTTGAACAGTTCCGGGTGATTTCGACTGTTTTAGATAGCAAAAATGTACAAGACTCATTGAAGTCTCTCAGTAATGTGAATTTACCGCCATTATTGGTGTCGCCGAAGAATGAAAGTCCATCGTTTAAATGGCAGGTGGGAATGCTGCCTCCAGGCTTTGAGGAAGTTTCTCGCTCTACGCGAAAACTGAGTGATGACGATATCATTGAAACGGCGATGTTCAGTGATGGGCTATTCACCTTTTCAGTTAATGTGACAAAAACATCGAAAGGTCCTTTACTTGACCAGCCACTACAAAATGGTCGCCGCACAATTTACACCATGACTCAAAAGCAAAATGTGATTACGATAATAGGGGAGTTACCGCTATCAACATCCCAGTTAATTGCGAGTAGCATTCAGTTTCGGGAGTAA
- the rseC gene encoding SoxR-reducing system protein RseC — protein sequence MVKEWATVVRWQKGRALLRYGSSAGCGSCSARAACGSYALNKIGPNTEHELEIEVEQPLVVGQKIEVGIPEGSLLRSAMLVYLTPLVGLFLFAALAQLAEFEQVWVALAGIFGGFAGFFTARKMASRWRNKIDFQPIVLQIGLLPGEISVQTHC from the coding sequence ATGGTAAAAGAATGGGCAACAGTGGTTAGGTGGCAGAAAGGGCGAGCATTATTGCGTTATGGCTCTTCGGCCGGATGCGGAAGTTGCAGCGCACGTGCTGCTTGTGGTTCATATGCTTTAAACAAAATAGGGCCTAACACAGAGCACGAATTGGAAATTGAAGTTGAACAGCCTTTGGTTGTCGGACAAAAAATCGAAGTGGGTATTCCTGAAGGGAGCTTGCTGCGTTCTGCGATGTTAGTCTATTTAACACCATTGGTTGGATTGTTTTTATTTGCCGCATTGGCTCAATTAGCTGAATTTGAGCAGGTATGGGTTGCATTAGCGGGAATTTTCGGTGGGTTTGCAGGCTTTTTCACTGCGCGAAAAATGGCATCACGTTGGCGAAATAAAATCGATTTCCAGCCTATCGTCTTACAAATAGGACTTCTCCCCGGTGAAATCAGCGTTCAAACACATTGTTGA
- the lepB gene encoding signal peptidase I, translated as MANTFALILTLATLVTGIIWCLDKFKFAPARKAKLKKLREVTNGSMNEDELAKAVRRPSWLETGTSIFPVLAIVLVVRSFIYEPFQIPSGSMMPTLLVGDFMLVEKFSYGLKDPITQTTLIETGKPNRGDIAVFKYPKEPNVDFVKRVIGLPGDKIIYNPEAKELTIYPNCADNKCTEKLPVTYGPLEPSEWTMVFENSSVVDNQYGNYQIPVDQALPNNSLRQYGRSEKLDTVTHQILTINNYITQSKYIQPGLPLNEWIVPEKHYFMMGDNRDNSSDSRMWGFVPEQNLVGRAVFIWLSLDKQENEWPTGIRFSRIGPL; from the coding sequence ATGGCTAACACATTTGCCTTGATCCTCACACTGGCTACGCTGGTGACAGGGATTATTTGGTGCTTAGATAAATTTAAGTTTGCGCCAGCACGTAAAGCGAAACTTAAAAAATTGCGGGAAGTAACAAACGGCTCAATGAACGAAGATGAACTCGCGAAAGCGGTTCGTCGTCCGTCGTGGCTGGAAACGGGAACCTCAATTTTTCCTGTGTTAGCCATTGTTTTGGTTGTTCGTTCGTTTATTTATGAGCCGTTCCAAATCCCATCAGGTTCGATGATGCCAACGCTCTTAGTTGGTGATTTTATGCTGGTTGAGAAGTTTTCTTATGGATTGAAAGATCCTATTACTCAAACCACATTAATCGAAACGGGTAAGCCTAATCGTGGAGATATCGCGGTATTTAAATATCCGAAAGAGCCCAATGTAGACTTCGTGAAACGTGTTATTGGTTTGCCGGGGGATAAAATTATTTATAACCCAGAAGCGAAAGAGCTGACCATTTACCCTAACTGTGCAGATAATAAATGCACAGAAAAATTGCCAGTTACTTATGGCCCATTAGAGCCAAGTGAATGGACAATGGTATTTGAAAATAGCTCAGTGGTTGATAATCAATATGGTAATTATCAAATTCCAGTAGACCAAGCGTTACCGAATAACTCACTGCGCCAATATGGTCGAAGTGAGAAGTTGGATACCGTTACGCACCAAATTTTGACGATTAATAACTACATTACTCAATCAAAATATATACAACCAGGTTTACCACTTAATGAGTGGATAGTCCCTGAGAAACACTATTTTATGATGGGTGATAATAGAGATAACAGCTCTGATAGCCGTATGTGGGGCTTTGTTCCTGAGCAAAATTTAGTGGGTCGAGCGGTGTTTATCTGGTTAAGTTTAGATAAACAAGAGAACGAATGGCCTACAGGTATTCGCTTTAGCCGAATTGGTCCTCTATAA
- the rpoE gene encoding RNA polymerase sigma factor RpoE → MSEQLTDQILVEKVQKGDQQAFNLLVIKYQHKVASLVSRYVPQADVPDVAQESFIKAYRAIGSFRGDSAFYTWLYRIAVNTAKNYLVAQDRRPPASDLEASDAENFESAGALKEISNPENLMLSDELKRVVFRTIESLPEDLRMAITLRELDGLSYEEIAEVMDCPVGTVRSRIFRAREAIDEKVQPLIQQH, encoded by the coding sequence ATGAGCGAGCAGCTGACAGACCAAATATTGGTTGAGAAAGTACAAAAAGGCGATCAACAAGCTTTCAATTTACTGGTGATTAAATACCAGCATAAAGTTGCAAGTCTCGTTTCTCGTTATGTACCGCAAGCGGATGTACCTGATGTCGCACAAGAGTCGTTTATTAAGGCTTATCGTGCAATCGGTTCGTTCCGTGGTGATAGTGCTTTTTATACTTGGCTTTATCGCATTGCTGTCAACACGGCAAAGAACTACTTAGTCGCGCAAGATAGACGTCCTCCCGCGTCAGATCTGGAAGCGAGCGACGCAGAAAACTTCGAATCAGCTGGCGCATTAAAAGAAATTTCGAACCCAGAGAACTTAATGTTGTCTGATGAATTAAAGCGAGTTGTTTTCCGTACCATTGAGTCACTGCCAGAAGATCTTCGAATGGCAATCACGCTACGTGAACTTGATGGTTTAAGCTATGAAGAGATAGCCGAAGTGATGGATTGCCCGGTGGGCACAGTTCGATCGCGGATCTTTAGAGCAAGGGAAGCAATTGATGAAAAAGTTCAGCCGTTGATCCAACAGCATTAA
- the hutG gene encoding formimidoylglutamase, giving the protein MTQPFQWQGRTDGETQEHLRIHQVINQCSPAEFAIIGFASDEGVRRNKGRQGAKAGPDAIRRQLAGLPIHQPLAIRDAGTVSCNDGDLEAAQRRLSDEIISVLEQRQKPIVLGGGHEVGFASFQGVFDFVQKYQPEKTIGIINFDAHFDLREASEATSGTPFLQSSQLCAKHHRPFNYLCLGIADHGNTKVLFDTADRLGCHYIRDKALTASLLPQAIEQIKQFINSVDYLYVTVDLDVFSAGIAPGVSAPAARGISTETFDELFNIIKSSGKIALFDIAECNPEFDIDNHTSKLAAYLVYQYLF; this is encoded by the coding sequence ATGACACAACCTTTTCAATGGCAGGGTCGTACTGATGGTGAAACACAAGAACATTTACGTATTCACCAAGTCATCAACCAATGTTCACCCGCAGAGTTTGCCATTATCGGCTTTGCTTCGGACGAAGGTGTTCGTCGCAATAAAGGCCGCCAAGGTGCCAAGGCCGGTCCTGATGCCATCCGCCGCCAACTTGCTGGCCTGCCAATCCACCAGCCACTCGCTATTCGAGATGCGGGAACCGTAAGTTGTAACGATGGTGACCTGGAAGCGGCTCAGCGTCGCCTGTCCGATGAGATAATCTCAGTGTTAGAACAGCGCCAAAAACCCATTGTTTTAGGTGGTGGGCACGAGGTCGGCTTTGCGAGCTTCCAAGGTGTTTTCGATTTCGTTCAAAAATATCAGCCAGAAAAGACCATTGGGATCATCAATTTTGATGCGCACTTTGATTTACGTGAAGCATCAGAAGCCACATCCGGTACGCCATTTTTACAATCGTCGCAACTGTGTGCTAAGCATCATCGCCCTTTCAATTACCTGTGTTTAGGCATTGCGGATCACGGTAATACCAAAGTGCTATTCGATACAGCGGACCGCTTAGGCTGCCACTATATTCGCGATAAAGCCTTAACCGCGAGTTTATTACCACAAGCAATTGAACAAATTAAACAATTTATAAATTCTGTGGATTACCTGTATGTCACTGTGGATTTGGATGTGTTCTCTGCGGGTATTGCACCGGGAGTCAGCGCGCCAGCCGCTCGAGGGATTTCTACTGAAACATTTGATGAATTATTTAACATCATCAAATCTAGCGGCAAGATTGCGCTATTTGATATCGCTGAGTGCAATCCTGAATTTGATATTGATAACCACACATCAAAACTAGCAGCTTACTTGGTTTACCAATATTTATTCTAA
- the trmN gene encoding tRNA(1)(Val) (adenine(37)-N(6))-methyltransferase TrmN, which translates to MSEQKKCYRKGGFTFKQFFVAHDRCAMKVGTDGVLLGAWAPLNSTKYALDIGSGSGLIALMLAQRSEQVQVDAVELDDAAALQAQENFDESPWSERLRVFHQDIITFSEQPNHQYDLIVSNPPYFEPAVACRDEKRDQARYTGTLTHQVLLDSAKHCLALDGIFCLVLPYEVGEKVEAMAMASGWNLAYRVQVQDKAHTPYHRMLLGLTLKIAEPVISSLALKKTDDSYTDEFISLIQPFYLKY; encoded by the coding sequence ATGAGCGAACAAAAAAAGTGTTATCGAAAAGGCGGCTTTACCTTCAAGCAATTTTTTGTTGCCCATGACCGTTGTGCGATGAAGGTTGGTACTGACGGGGTATTACTCGGTGCGTGGGCGCCTCTTAATTCGACAAAATATGCGTTGGACATAGGCAGTGGGAGTGGGCTAATTGCCTTAATGCTCGCTCAGCGTAGTGAGCAAGTGCAGGTTGATGCGGTTGAACTTGATGATGCAGCGGCGTTACAAGCGCAGGAAAATTTTGATGAGTCGCCATGGTCTGAACGGCTACGAGTGTTCCATCAGGACATTATTACATTTAGCGAACAGCCGAATCATCAGTATGATTTAATCGTGAGTAATCCCCCCTATTTTGAACCCGCAGTAGCGTGTCGGGATGAAAAACGTGATCAAGCTCGCTATACCGGAACCCTCACTCACCAAGTATTATTAGATAGTGCGAAACATTGTCTGGCACTAGACGGTATTTTTTGTTTGGTTTTGCCTTATGAAGTGGGTGAGAAAGTTGAGGCGATGGCAATGGCAAGCGGTTGGAATTTAGCTTACCGCGTGCAAGTTCAGGATAAAGCACATACGCCATATCATCGAATGTTATTAGGGCTAACGCTCAAGATTGCAGAGCCAGTTATTTCGTCTTTAGCGTTGAAAAAAACAGATGATAGTTATACAGATGAGTTTATCTCGTTGATCCAGCCATTTTATCTTAAGTACTAA
- the nadB gene encoding L-aspartate oxidase, giving the protein MNASTQHDTDILIIGSGVAGLSAALRLAPFHQVTILSKSTLNEGASYYAQGGIAAVFDDTDSIESHVNDTLVAGAGICEKSAVEFIASNAKHCVQWLIDQGVLFDTEVNETGETQYHLTREGGHSHRRILHHADATGKEVETTLVNLAFDHPNIQIKERYNAVDLILEDKTQNNARSRIVGAYVWNRQREQVETIRAKTIVLATGGAAKVYQYTTNPDISSGDGIAMAWRAGCRVANLEFNQFHPTCLFHPQARNFLLTEALRGEGAYLKRPDGSRFMPDYDERCELAPRDIVARAIDHEMKRLGADCMYLDISHKSSEFIQHHFPTIYAKLLTLGLDLTQEPIPIVPAAHYTCGGVVVDPTGMTDVPNLYAIGEVSYTGLHGANRMASNSLLECLVYGWAAAENILKTINEIPTVSELPEWDESRVHNSDEQVVIQHNWHELRLFMWDYMGIVRTTKRLERALRRIHLLQQEINDYYANFRISNNLLELRNLVQVAELMVRCALERKESRGLHYTLDYPELLPDSGPTVLTR; this is encoded by the coding sequence ATGAACGCATCCACACAGCATGACACTGATATTTTAATCATTGGAAGTGGTGTCGCAGGATTATCAGCCGCACTCCGGCTCGCACCCTTTCATCAAGTTACTATTCTCAGCAAAAGTACCCTCAATGAAGGTGCCTCCTATTACGCTCAGGGCGGAATAGCCGCCGTTTTCGATGATACTGACAGCATAGAATCCCATGTTAATGACACTCTGGTGGCAGGTGCAGGGATCTGCGAAAAGAGCGCCGTAGAATTTATTGCATCAAACGCCAAACATTGTGTTCAGTGGCTCATTGACCAAGGCGTCTTATTTGATACCGAAGTCAACGAAACAGGGGAAACCCAGTATCACCTCACCCGAGAGGGAGGTCACAGCCATCGCCGTATTCTGCATCACGCGGATGCCACCGGAAAAGAGGTTGAAACCACCCTTGTTAATCTTGCTTTCGATCACCCGAATATCCAGATCAAAGAACGCTACAATGCTGTTGATCTGATCCTCGAAGATAAAACCCAAAATAACGCCCGCTCCCGCATTGTCGGTGCCTATGTTTGGAACCGCCAAAGAGAGCAAGTCGAAACTATCCGAGCAAAAACCATCGTCTTAGCCACGGGTGGTGCTGCTAAGGTATATCAATATACCACTAACCCCGATATCTCATCCGGTGATGGCATTGCCATGGCATGGCGGGCAGGCTGTCGCGTAGCCAACTTGGAATTTAACCAGTTTCACCCAACCTGTTTATTCCACCCTCAAGCGCGTAATTTCCTGCTGACTGAAGCTTTACGGGGTGAAGGCGCATATTTGAAACGTCCGGATGGTAGCCGATTCATGCCAGATTATGACGAGCGTTGTGAATTAGCACCGCGGGATATTGTCGCCAGAGCTATCGACCATGAAATGAAACGCCTCGGGGCTGATTGCATGTATCTGGATATTAGCCACAAATCCTCTGAATTCATTCAGCATCACTTCCCCACCATTTACGCCAAATTGCTCACTTTAGGTTTAGATTTAACCCAAGAGCCGATCCCGATAGTTCCCGCAGCACATTACACCTGCGGTGGCGTCGTTGTTGACCCAACAGGCATGACAGATGTACCGAATCTTTATGCTATTGGTGAAGTGAGTTATACCGGGCTACACGGTGCCAATCGCATGGCGTCCAACTCATTACTTGAATGCCTAGTTTATGGATGGGCAGCCGCAGAAAACATACTCAAAACGATCAACGAGATCCCGACAGTTTCTGAACTCCCTGAATGGGATGAAAGCCGAGTCCATAATTCCGATGAACAGGTCGTGATTCAGCATAACTGGCATGAATTGCGCTTATTTATGTGGGATTACATGGGGATCGTAAGAACCACAAAACGTCTTGAGCGCGCTTTGCGTCGTATTCATTTACTTCAACAAGAAATTAATGATTACTATGCTAATTTCCGCATTTCCAACAACTTACTGGAACTGCGTAACTTAGTCCAAGTTGCTGAGTTAATGGTACGTTGCGCCTTAGAACGCAAAGAGAGTCGCGGTTTGCACTATACCTTAGACTACCCTGAGCTATTACCCGATTCTGGTCCAACCGTTTTAACTCGATGA
- the lepA gene encoding translation elongation factor 4: protein MKNIRNFSIIAHIDHGKSTLSDRIIQICGGLTDREMAAQVLDSMDLERERGITIKAQSVTLDYKAADGETYQLNFIDTPGHVDFSYEVSRSLAACEGALLVVDAGQGVEAQTLANCYTAIEMDLEVVPVLNKIDLPAADPERVADEIEDIVGLDAHDAVRCSAKTGIGVQDVIERLVKEIPPPEGDGDAPLQALIIDSWFDNYLGVVSLIRIKSGTLKKGDKVKVMSTGNVYNADRLGIFTPKQVDRDVLNCGEVGWLVCAIKDITGAPVGDTLTGARNPADKALPGFKKVKPQVYAGLFPVSSDDYEAFRDALGKLSLNDASLFYEPETSTALGFGFRCGFLGLLHMEIIQERLEREYDLDLITTAPTVVYEVQQTNGEIVYVDSPSKLPPLNNIEELREPIAECHMLMPKEYLGNVITLCIEKRGVQTNMVYHGNQVSLTYEIPMSEVVLDFFDRLKSTSRGYASLDYSFKRFQTSDMVRVDVLINNERVDALALITHRGNSQYRGRELVEKMKELIPRQQFDIAIQAAIGNHIIARSTVKQLRKNVLAKCYGGDVSRKKKLLQKQKDGKKRMKQVGNVELPQEAFLAILHVGKDS, encoded by the coding sequence ATCAAAAACATCAGAAACTTTTCGATCATTGCACATATCGACCACGGAAAATCCACGTTGTCAGATCGTATTATTCAAATCTGTGGTGGCTTAACTGACCGTGAAATGGCGGCTCAGGTTTTAGACTCTATGGATCTGGAACGTGAACGTGGTATCACCATCAAAGCACAGAGCGTAACGCTCGATTATAAAGCGGCGGATGGTGAAACTTACCAACTGAACTTTATCGACACCCCAGGACACGTGGACTTCTCCTATGAAGTTTCTCGTTCATTGGCGGCGTGTGAAGGCGCATTATTAGTTGTGGATGCAGGACAAGGCGTTGAAGCTCAGACCTTAGCAAACTGCTATACCGCCATTGAAATGGATCTGGAAGTGGTTCCAGTCCTGAATAAAATTGACTTACCAGCCGCTGATCCTGAGCGTGTTGCTGATGAGATTGAAGACATTGTGGGTCTTGATGCTCATGATGCGGTTCGTTGCTCTGCGAAAACCGGTATCGGTGTTCAAGATGTTATCGAACGTTTAGTAAAAGAAATCCCACCGCCAGAAGGTGATGGTGATGCACCTTTACAAGCGCTGATTATTGACTCTTGGTTCGATAACTATTTAGGTGTTGTTTCTCTGATCCGAATTAAAAGCGGAACATTGAAAAAAGGCGACAAAGTTAAAGTGATGAGTACAGGCAACGTGTATAACGCGGATCGCCTCGGTATTTTCACACCAAAACAAGTTGACCGTGATGTGCTTAACTGCGGTGAAGTAGGCTGGTTAGTGTGTGCGATTAAAGACATCACTGGCGCACCAGTCGGGGATACTTTAACAGGTGCTCGTAACCCAGCAGATAAAGCATTACCGGGCTTCAAAAAAGTTAAACCTCAAGTTTATGCGGGTCTGTTCCCTGTTAGCTCTGATGACTATGAAGCTTTCCGCGATGCATTGGGTAAATTAAGCCTGAACGATGCTTCTTTGTTCTATGAGCCAGAAACGTCAACAGCATTAGGATTTGGTTTCCGTTGTGGTTTCCTTGGTTTGCTGCACATGGAGATCATTCAAGAGCGTTTAGAACGTGAATACGATCTTGACCTGATCACCACGGCGCCAACGGTAGTTTATGAAGTTCAGCAAACTAACGGCGAGATTGTTTATGTGGATAGTCCGTCGAAATTACCACCGCTGAATAACATCGAAGAGTTAAGAGAGCCTATTGCTGAGTGCCATATGCTGATGCCTAAAGAGTATTTAGGTAACGTTATCACTCTGTGTATTGAAAAACGTGGTGTACAAACCAACATGGTTTACCACGGAAATCAGGTTTCTTTAACCTACGAAATTCCGATGTCAGAAGTGGTACTGGATTTCTTCGACCGTTTAAAATCAACCTCTCGTGGTTATGCCTCTTTGGATTACTCATTCAAGCGTTTCCAAACGTCAGACATGGTACGTGTGGATGTGTTAATCAACAACGAACGTGTCGACGCACTAGCGTTGATCACTCACCGTGGCAACTCGCAGTACCGCGGACGTGAGCTGGTGGAAAAAATGAAAGAGCTTATTCCACGTCAACAGTTTGATATTGCTATCCAAGCAGCAATTGGTAACCACATTATTGCTCGTTCTACAGTGAAACAACTGCGTAAAAACGTTCTTGCCAAATGTTATGGCGGTGACGTTAGCCGTAAGAAGAAACTGTTACAGAAGCAAAAGGACGGTAAGAAACGTATGAAGCAAGTGGGTAACGTTGAACTCCCACAAGAAGCGTTCCTTGCTATATTGCACGTTGGTAAAGACAGCTAA
- a CDS encoding IclR family transcriptional regulator, with amino-acid sequence MNSINRTLDILSFVTTCASPITPQTISKELDIPLSTVYRLLTILINWEFVTYSKQYGTYTVGAQSIKTQEKYYQHSLLMTSSKSELHALAKKTQETAAIITANLRETICVDKIDSEQAVRCSFIVGHGNTVIRGASAKTLLAYRDEQYQELVFETHAKQLHKDNYLQKLKQDLIQIRQQGYGISVSEIDAGVFGASAPIFKGNDILAVVSVMAPEFRAINRVDELIKATCQTAQNITKLINME; translated from the coding sequence ATGAACAGTATTAATAGAACACTAGATATCTTATCGTTTGTCACGACTTGTGCATCTCCAATCACACCACAAACCATTTCCAAAGAGTTAGATATTCCTCTTTCAACAGTTTATCGGCTTTTAACTATTCTCATAAACTGGGAATTTGTGACTTACTCTAAGCAATACGGTACATATACCGTGGGTGCGCAGAGTATCAAAACTCAAGAAAAATACTATCAGCACAGCTTGCTGATGACATCGTCAAAATCAGAGCTCCACGCATTAGCCAAAAAGACCCAAGAGACCGCGGCCATTATCACCGCCAACCTACGAGAAACCATTTGCGTCGATAAAATTGATAGTGAACAAGCCGTGCGCTGCTCTTTTATTGTTGGACATGGCAATACCGTGATCCGCGGTGCTAGCGCGAAAACGCTCTTAGCCTACCGTGATGAACAGTACCAAGAATTGGTCTTCGAAACTCACGCCAAGCAGCTACACAAAGATAACTATTTACAGAAATTAAAACAGGATCTGATCCAAATCCGCCAGCAAGGCTATGGAATTTCCGTTAGTGAAATTGATGCTGGTGTTTTTGGCGCATCGGCACCTATTTTTAAAGGCAACGATATTTTAGCTGTCGTCTCTGTCATGGCACCTGAATTTCGTGCCATCAACCGCGTCGATGAGCTGATTAAAGCCACATGCCAAACGGCCCAAAATATAACAAAACTGATTAACATGGAGTAA
- the rseA gene encoding anti-sigma-E factor RseA translates to MQREKLSAMMDGEALDLELINTISCDSTLKQRWESYHLVRDTLRNDTGDVIHFDIASKVAAALENEAVRINPQAVVESQPEPASWSGFPFWNKIRPWASQITQIGVAACVSLAVIVGVQQYNQTNSVDSTVDDPVFNTVPVGRGAPVSLNISDSQLFGTEQQTQQIEQQNQRINAMLQQYEIERRSMLNQPHQDSDKNTASAGVKLQ, encoded by the coding sequence ATGCAAAGAGAGAAACTTTCCGCAATGATGGATGGTGAAGCTCTAGATTTAGAACTTATTAACACCATTTCATGTGATTCAACGTTAAAGCAACGTTGGGAGAGCTATCATCTTGTTCGTGATACTCTGCGTAATGATACCGGCGATGTCATTCATTTTGATATTGCAAGTAAAGTTGCGGCAGCGCTGGAAAATGAAGCGGTGCGCATTAATCCTCAAGCAGTTGTTGAATCACAACCAGAACCAGCAAGCTGGAGTGGCTTTCCGTTTTGGAACAAAATTCGTCCATGGGCTAGTCAAATTACGCAAATCGGTGTAGCAGCATGTGTATCACTCGCTGTGATTGTGGGTGTTCAACAATACAATCAAACTAATAGCGTCGATTCTACTGTGGATGACCCTGTATTTAATACCGTTCCCGTCGGACGTGGTGCGCCAGTTAGCTTAAATATTTCAGATAGCCAATTGTTTGGTACTGAGCAACAAACTCAGCAAATCGAACAACAAAATCAACGTATCAATGCCATGCTGCAACAGTATGAAATTGAAAGACGTTCAATGCTGAATCAGCCGCATCAAGACAGTGATAAAAATACCGCATCAGCAGGGGTTAAACTGCAATAA